From Pseudomonas sp. B21-028, one genomic window encodes:
- a CDS encoding DUF2474 domain-containing protein has protein sequence MAKPDLKDIEAAERKPLWQRLGWLAGIWVGSVLALFIVASLMRMFMNAAGLTSH, from the coding sequence ATGGCCAAACCGGACTTGAAGGACATCGAAGCCGCCGAGCGCAAGCCGCTCTGGCAGCGTCTCGGTTGGCTGGCGGGGATCTGGGTGGGCAGTGTGCTGGCGCTGTTCATCGTCGCCAGCCTGATGCGGATGTTCATGAATGCCGCGGGGCTGACTAGCCACTGA
- the cydB gene encoding cytochrome d ubiquinol oxidase subunit II, whose product MGIDLPLIWAVVIIFGIMMYVIMDGFDLGIGILFPFIKGERDRDVMMNTVAPVWDGNETWLVLGGAGLFGAFPLAYSVVLSALYLPLILMLIGLIFRGVAFEFRFKARAEKRHLWDKAFIGGSLTATFFQGVALGAFIDGFQVVNRQFAGGSLDWFTPFTMFCGLALIAAYALLGCTWLIMKTEGKLQEQMHDLARPLAFVVLAVIGIVSLWTPLAHADIAARWFTLPNLFWFLPVPILVLVTMYGLFRAVARNAHYTPFILTLVLIFLGYSGLGISLWPNIVPPSISIWDAASPPQSQGFMLVGTLFIIPLILVYTFWSYYVFRGKVTHDDGYH is encoded by the coding sequence ATGGGTATTGATCTTCCGCTGATCTGGGCCGTGGTCATCATCTTCGGCATCATGATGTACGTGATCATGGACGGTTTCGACCTGGGGATCGGCATCCTCTTCCCCTTCATCAAGGGCGAGCGCGACCGCGACGTGATGATGAATACCGTGGCACCGGTCTGGGACGGTAATGAAACCTGGCTGGTGTTGGGCGGTGCAGGCCTGTTCGGGGCGTTTCCGCTGGCCTACTCGGTGGTGCTGTCGGCGCTGTACCTGCCGTTGATCCTGATGCTCATCGGCCTGATTTTTCGCGGTGTCGCCTTCGAGTTCCGCTTCAAGGCCAGGGCCGAGAAGCGGCATCTCTGGGACAAGGCGTTCATTGGCGGATCGCTGACGGCCACCTTCTTCCAGGGCGTGGCGCTGGGCGCGTTCATCGACGGGTTCCAGGTGGTCAATCGCCAGTTCGCCGGCGGTTCCCTGGACTGGTTCACGCCATTCACGATGTTCTGCGGCCTGGCCTTGATCGCAGCCTATGCCTTGCTCGGGTGTACCTGGCTGATCATGAAGACCGAGGGCAAATTGCAGGAGCAGATGCACGACCTCGCCCGGCCGCTGGCATTCGTGGTGCTGGCGGTGATCGGCATCGTCAGCCTCTGGACACCGCTGGCCCACGCCGATATCGCCGCGCGCTGGTTTACCCTGCCGAACCTGTTCTGGTTCTTGCCGGTGCCGATCCTGGTACTGGTGACCATGTACGGATTATTCCGCGCGGTTGCCCGCAACGCGCACTACACGCCATTCATCCTGACGCTGGTGCTGATCTTCCTCGGCTACAGCGGCCTGGGCATCAGCCTCTGGCCGAACATCGTGCCGCCATCCATCTCGATCTGGGACGCCGCCTCACCGCCCCAGAGCCAGGGGTTCATGTTGGTGGGCACGCTGTTCATCATTCCGTTGATCCTGGTGTACACCTTCTGGAGCTACTACGTGTTCCGGGGCAAGGTCACTCATGACGACGGTTATCATTGA
- a CDS encoding cytochrome ubiquinol oxidase subunit I, producing the protein MFGLEALDLARIQFAFTISFHILFPAITIGLASYLAVLEGLWLKTRDDTYRDLYHFWSKIFAVNFGMGVVSGLVMAYQFGTNWSRFSDFAGAVTGPLLTYEVLTAFFLEAGFLGVMLFGWSRVGRGLHFFSTVMVAIGTLISTFWILSSNSWMQTPQGYEIVDGRVIPVDWLAVVFNPSFPYRLLHMSTAAFVATAFFVGSSAAWHLLRGRDTPAIRRMLSMAMWMALLVAPIQAVIGDFHGLNTLKHQPAKIAAIEGHWENVGNEPTPLILFGLPDMKAEKTRFAVEIPYLGSLILTHSLDKQVPALKEFPPEDRPNSTIVFWSFRVMVGLGLLMIFTGLCSLWLRRNDRLYQSRPFLHLVLWMGPSGLVAILAGWFTTEIGRQPWVVYGLMRTADASSGHSFAQMSITLVLFVVVYFALFGAGLSYMMRLVRKGPVAHEAEPTDGGPGQKRTPARPLSAANEGDEEMDHNDRSNKGN; encoded by the coding sequence ATGTTCGGTTTGGAGGCGCTCGATCTCGCCCGGATCCAGTTCGCATTCACGATCTCGTTCCACATCCTGTTCCCGGCTATCACCATTGGCCTGGCGAGTTACCTGGCGGTGCTCGAAGGCTTGTGGCTCAAGACCCGCGACGATACCTACCGCGATCTGTACCACTTCTGGTCGAAGATATTTGCCGTCAACTTCGGCATGGGGGTGGTGTCCGGGTTGGTCATGGCCTATCAGTTCGGCACCAACTGGAGCCGTTTCTCGGACTTCGCCGGTGCCGTCACCGGACCGCTCCTGACCTACGAGGTGCTTACGGCGTTCTTCCTCGAAGCGGGTTTCCTCGGCGTGATGCTGTTCGGCTGGAGTCGGGTCGGCCGAGGCCTGCACTTCTTTTCCACGGTCATGGTGGCGATCGGCACGCTGATCTCGACATTCTGGATCCTGTCCTCCAACAGCTGGATGCAGACGCCCCAGGGCTATGAAATCGTCGATGGTCGGGTGATCCCGGTGGACTGGCTGGCGGTGGTCTTCAACCCTTCGTTTCCCTATCGCCTGCTGCACATGTCCACCGCGGCGTTTGTCGCCACGGCGTTCTTTGTCGGTTCATCGGCGGCCTGGCATTTGTTGCGCGGGCGCGACACCCCGGCCATCCGCCGGATGCTGTCGATGGCGATGTGGATGGCCTTGCTGGTGGCGCCGATACAGGCGGTAATCGGCGACTTCCATGGTCTCAATACCCTCAAGCATCAACCGGCGAAGATCGCGGCCATCGAAGGCCATTGGGAAAACGTCGGCAACGAACCCACGCCGCTGATCCTGTTCGGCCTGCCGGACATGAAGGCGGAGAAGACCCGCTTTGCCGTGGAGATTCCTTACCTGGGCAGCCTGATCCTGACCCACAGCCTGGACAAGCAGGTGCCGGCCCTCAAGGAGTTCCCGCCTGAGGACCGACCGAATTCGACCATCGTGTTCTGGTCGTTCCGGGTCATGGTGGGCCTGGGGCTGTTGATGATTTTCACCGGCCTGTGCAGCCTCTGGTTGCGCCGCAACGACCGGCTCTATCAATCGCGGCCGTTCCTCCACCTGGTGTTGTGGATGGGCCCGTCCGGCCTGGTCGCGATCCTGGCCGGCTGGTTCACCACCGAGATCGGTCGCCAGCCGTGGGTGGTCTACGGCCTGATGCGCACGGCCGATGCGTCGTCCGGGCATAGCTTCGCTCAGATGAGTATCACCCTGGTGTTGTTCGTCGTGGTCTATTTCGCGCTGTTCGGTGCCGGCTTGAGCTACATGATGCGCCTGGTGCGCAAGGGACCGGTGGCCCACGAGGCCGAGCCCACCGATGGCGGCCCGGGCCAGAAACGTACTCCGGCGCGGCCATTGTCGGCCGCCAACGAGGGCGACGAAGAGATGGACCACAACGACCGCTCGAACAAGGGGAATTGA
- a CDS encoding MFS transporter has translation MPSQAPTLLRHHRPFIAFWLARVFTASGFQMLTVAIGWNLYQLTGNVLDLGLVGLVEFAPRVLFMLHTGHVADRYDRRKVAAICQSLQAMIALALVIGSATANVTREMIFILAFLLGAARSFEMPTTQALLPSIVPAALFPRAVAAAQSAQQSATIVAPALGGLLYAFGSVWVYGPTVVLYLIACCLMLNLPARQTPLNKGKATLDSLLAGIRFIRSRPDILGAISLDLFAVLLGGATALLPVFAKDILLTGPWGLGLLRSAPAVGALLMSLWLARFAVERKVGRVMFTAVGVFGVATIAFGLSTSFWFSLAVLVVLGAADMISMVIRASFVQLETPDEMRGRVSAVNGLFIGASNQLGEFESGLTAHWFGTVPAVVMGGVGTLLVTGAWIKLFPTLANRDRMHEPVDDAKATYPG, from the coding sequence ATGCCCAGCCAAGCGCCCACGCTGCTCCGCCACCACCGCCCCTTCATCGCCTTCTGGCTGGCCCGGGTCTTCACCGCCAGCGGTTTTCAGATGCTCACCGTGGCCATCGGCTGGAACCTCTACCAACTGACCGGCAACGTCCTGGACCTGGGCCTTGTCGGGTTGGTGGAATTCGCGCCGCGAGTGCTGTTCATGTTGCACACCGGGCATGTAGCGGACCGCTATGACCGGCGCAAGGTCGCGGCAATCTGCCAGTCGTTGCAGGCGATGATCGCCCTGGCCCTGGTGATCGGCAGCGCCACCGCCAACGTCACGCGAGAGATGATCTTCATCCTCGCCTTCCTGCTCGGCGCCGCCCGCTCCTTTGAGATGCCGACCACCCAGGCACTGTTGCCGAGCATCGTGCCCGCCGCGCTGTTTCCCCGTGCCGTGGCCGCCGCGCAATCGGCCCAGCAATCGGCGACCATCGTCGCCCCGGCCCTCGGCGGCCTGCTGTATGCCTTCGGCAGCGTCTGGGTCTATGGGCCGACCGTGGTGCTCTACCTCATCGCCTGCTGCCTGATGCTCAACCTGCCCGCTCGCCAGACTCCGCTGAACAAAGGCAAGGCGACCCTGGATTCGTTGCTGGCCGGAATCCGCTTCATCCGCAGCCGCCCGGACATTCTCGGCGCCATTTCCCTGGATCTGTTCGCGGTCCTGCTGGGCGGCGCGACGGCGCTGCTGCCTGTGTTCGCCAAGGACATCCTGCTCACCGGTCCCTGGGGTCTGGGCCTGTTGCGCTCGGCCCCGGCGGTGGGTGCCCTGCTGATGTCGCTGTGGCTGGCGCGGTTCGCCGTGGAGCGCAAGGTGGGCCGGGTGATGTTCACCGCCGTGGGCGTGTTCGGCGTCGCCACCATTGCGTTCGGCCTCTCCACGTCGTTTTGGTTTTCCCTGGCGGTGCTGGTGGTGCTGGGCGCGGCGGACATGATCAGCATGGTGATCCGCGCATCCTTCGTGCAGTTGGAAACACCGGATGAGATGCGCGGCCGGGTCAGCGCGGTGAACGGGCTGTTCATCGGCGCGTCGAACCAGCTGGGCGAATTCGAATCCGGCCTGACCGCCCACTGGTTCGGCACGGTACCGGCGGTGGTCATGGGCGGCGTCGGTACGCTGCTGGTAACCGGGGCCTGGATCAAACTGTTCCCGACCCTGGCCAACCGCGACCGGATGCACGAGCCGGTGGACGACGCTAAAGCAACTTATCCAGGGTGA
- a CDS encoding xanthine dehydrogenase family protein molybdopterin-binding subunit: MNAPNKPMGQPLDRVDGVLKVTGQARYAGEYPEAGLLHGSVVSGTVARGRVVRIDASRALALPGVVAVIDHTNRPRIASYDEPYQDADAADGSPFRPLYNDQVLYSGQPLALVVAENLELARYAGSLIEIEYEAQDHQTDLTILQNEAHPAPAELPKPRGNFQGEYASSAINVDVSYSTPVEHHNPMEPHASTVLYQPDGSLHIHDKTQGTQNCQAYVQKVFGLEKEQVRVFAAFVGGAFGSGLRPQYQLPLAVMAALALKRSIRVSLTRQQMFTFGYRPRTFQRLQLGAAANGRLLAVAHTAIGQTSRFEDFTEHVVEWSGMLYHCDNVELTYKLVPLDVYTPLDMRAPGAALGLIGLECAMDELACALAIDPLQLRLINYAERNENEGKPYSSKALRECYAEGARRFGWDKRNPEPRSMRTGRQLVGWGMAGGVWEAMQQKASAQASLAADGKLTVSSATTDIGTGTYTVMTQIAAEASGVALENVRFILGDSSLPTAPLQGGSFTVSSVGTAVQQACEALKEKLLAVARQTCPAFSGATLEQVTFADGELRLGDACVSLAELAQNSGETPLQVQVTAEPDKKRQAYATATHSAVFVEVWVDEDLGTVKVNRVVSAIAAGRVINPKTARSQILGGVVWGVGMALHEETLTDHALGRHMNHNLAEYHVPVNADIGDIDVVFVEEPDDIVNALGSKGVGEIGIVGVAAAVANAIYHATGKRVRDFPITLDKLL; the protein is encoded by the coding sequence ATGAATGCACCGAACAAACCCATGGGGCAGCCGCTGGACCGGGTCGATGGCGTGCTCAAGGTGACCGGCCAGGCCCGTTATGCGGGCGAATACCCCGAGGCAGGCTTGCTGCACGGCAGCGTCGTGTCCGGCACTGTTGCCCGTGGCCGGGTAGTGCGCATCGATGCCTCCCGAGCCCTGGCGCTGCCCGGCGTGGTCGCGGTGATCGACCACACCAACCGGCCAAGGATCGCCAGCTATGACGAGCCCTACCAGGATGCCGACGCGGCGGATGGTTCGCCGTTCCGGCCGTTGTACAACGACCAGGTGCTCTACAGTGGCCAGCCGCTGGCCCTGGTGGTTGCGGAGAATCTCGAACTGGCCCGTTACGCCGGTTCACTCATTGAAATCGAATATGAAGCCCAAGACCATCAGACCGATCTGACCATCCTGCAAAACGAAGCCCATCCGGCACCGGCCGAACTGCCCAAGCCACGTGGGAACTTTCAGGGTGAGTACGCCAGTTCTGCGATCAATGTGGATGTGTCCTACAGCACCCCCGTGGAACATCACAACCCGATGGAGCCCCACGCCAGTACCGTGCTGTATCAACCTGACGGCAGCCTGCACATCCATGACAAGACCCAGGGCACGCAAAACTGCCAGGCCTACGTGCAAAAGGTGTTCGGGCTCGAGAAAGAACAGGTGCGCGTGTTCGCCGCGTTTGTCGGCGGAGCCTTCGGCTCCGGGCTGAGACCGCAATATCAACTGCCCCTGGCGGTGATGGCCGCGCTGGCGCTCAAGCGTTCGATACGGGTCAGCCTGACGCGCCAGCAAATGTTCACCTTCGGTTATCGGCCGCGGACCTTCCAGCGCCTGCAACTGGGTGCCGCGGCCAATGGACGGTTGCTGGCCGTGGCCCACACCGCCATCGGCCAGACCTCGCGTTTCGAAGACTTCACCGAGCACGTGGTGGAGTGGAGCGGCATGCTCTATCACTGCGACAACGTGGAACTGACCTACAAACTGGTGCCGTTGGACGTCTACACGCCGCTGGACATGCGTGCGCCCGGCGCAGCCCTCGGGTTGATCGGCCTGGAGTGCGCCATGGACGAGCTGGCCTGTGCCCTGGCGATCGATCCGCTCCAGTTGCGGTTGATCAACTATGCCGAGCGTAACGAGAACGAAGGCAAGCCGTATTCCAGCAAGGCGTTGCGCGAATGCTATGCCGAAGGTGCCCGCCGTTTCGGCTGGGACAAGCGCAATCCGGAACCGCGCAGCATGCGCACAGGCCGGCAACTGGTGGGCTGGGGCATGGCGGGCGGTGTCTGGGAAGCCATGCAGCAGAAGGCCAGTGCCCAGGCTTCGCTGGCGGCGGATGGCAAGCTGACCGTCAGCAGCGCCACCACGGACATCGGCACCGGCACCTACACGGTCATGACTCAGATCGCCGCCGAGGCGTCAGGGGTTGCGCTGGAAAATGTCCGTTTCATCCTCGGCGATTCATCCCTGCCTACCGCACCGTTGCAAGGTGGCTCGTTCACCGTCTCGTCGGTGGGCACGGCGGTGCAGCAGGCGTGCGAGGCCCTCAAGGAGAAACTGCTGGCCGTGGCCCGACAGACTTGTCCGGCCTTCAGCGGCGCGACTCTTGAGCAGGTGACATTTGCCGACGGTGAGTTGCGTTTGGGCGATGCCTGCGTGTCGTTGGCGGAGTTGGCGCAGAACAGTGGTGAAACGCCGTTACAGGTCCAGGTGACCGCCGAGCCGGACAAGAAACGCCAGGCCTATGCCACGGCCACGCACTCTGCGGTATTCGTCGAAGTGTGGGTGGACGAGGACTTGGGGACGGTGAAGGTCAATCGGGTGGTCAGCGCCATTGCGGCGGGACGGGTGATCAACCCGAAAACGGCCCGCAGCCAGATCCTCGGCGGCGTGGTCTGGGGTGTCGGCATGGCCCTGCACGAAGAGACCCTGACCGACCATGCCCTGGGTCGCCACATGAACCACAACCTGGCCGAGTACCACGTGCCGGTGAATGCCGATATCGGTGACATCGATGTGGTGTTCGTCGAAGAGCCGGACGACATCGTGAATGCACTGGGTTCCAAGGGCGTCGGTGAAATCGGTATCGTCGGCGTGGCGGCGGCGGTGGCCAATGCGATTTATCACGCCACCGGCAAACGGGTGCGGGACTTCCCCATCACCCTGGATAAGTTGCTTTAG
- a CDS encoding xanthine dehydrogenase family protein subunit M — MNPFHYSKPDTVQAAIDLSSPTSRFIAGGTNLLDLMKENLTRPAHLIDITGLPLADLSETPSGGVMIGALVSNADLAWHPWIERRYPLLSQAILAGASPQLRNMASTGGNLLQRTRCYYFYDANVSCNKRRPGSGCPARDGLNRIHAIFGASDHCVATHPSDMCVALAALEAVVHVLGRGGARTIEFADFHRLPGDAPERDNQLADDELITAIELPAAGFAEHSHYLKIRDRASYAFALVSVAAALELEGPVIRQARLALGGVAHKPWRDRAVESWLAGQTVSRETFTAAADALLQNAEPLAHNGFKVRLARRAIVRALSDAALGGQTR, encoded by the coding sequence ATGAACCCCTTCCATTACAGCAAGCCCGACACCGTGCAGGCGGCCATCGACTTGTCGAGCCCCACATCACGCTTCATCGCCGGCGGTACCAACCTGCTGGACCTGATGAAAGAAAACCTCACGCGCCCGGCACACCTGATCGACATTACCGGCCTGCCCCTGGCGGACCTCAGTGAAACCCCTTCCGGCGGCGTGATGATCGGCGCCCTGGTGAGCAATGCCGACCTGGCCTGGCATCCGTGGATCGAGCGTCGTTATCCGCTGTTGTCCCAGGCGATCCTGGCGGGCGCCTCGCCGCAGCTGCGCAACATGGCCAGTACCGGCGGCAACCTGTTGCAACGGACCCGCTGTTATTACTTCTATGACGCCAACGTGTCCTGCAACAAGCGCCGGCCCGGCAGTGGCTGTCCGGCGCGGGACGGATTGAACCGGATCCATGCGATTTTCGGCGCCAGCGATCATTGCGTTGCGACCCATCCTTCCGACATGTGTGTCGCGCTGGCCGCCCTTGAGGCGGTAGTCCATGTCCTCGGTCGAGGCGGGGCGCGGACCATCGAGTTCGCCGACTTCCACCGCCTGCCCGGCGATGCACCGGAGCGGGACAATCAGCTGGCCGATGATGAGCTGATCACCGCCATCGAGTTGCCTGCCGCCGGTTTTGCCGAACACAGCCATTACCTGAAGATTCGGGACAGGGCCTCCTACGCGTTTGCGCTGGTTTCCGTCGCGGCGGCGCTGGAGCTGGAGGGGCCGGTCATCCGCCAGGCGCGCCTGGCCCTGGGTGGCGTGGCCCACAAACCCTGGCGCGACCGGGCCGTGGAGAGTTGGCTGGCGGGCCAGACCGTCAGCCGCGAAACCTTCACGGCCGCTGCCGATGCGCTGCTGCAGAACGCCGAGCCGTTGGCACACAACGGCTTCAAGGTCAGGCTGGCGCGCCGGGCGATCGTTCGCGCCTTGAGCGATGCCGCACTGGGAGGACAAACCAGATGA
- a CDS encoding (2Fe-2S)-binding protein — protein MSATLSEAPQASFVRHPIRLTLNGQVRELQVLPWTTLLDLLREQLDLVGSKKGCDHGQCGACTVLRDGKRINACLTLAVMCDGVELTTIEGLADGDRLHPMQQAFIRHDAFQCGYCTPGQICSAVGLVNEGRAQTSGQISELMSGNLCRCGAYNNIRDAIEEALPQCQQQGDDQ, from the coding sequence ATGAGCGCGACCCTGTCCGAAGCGCCGCAGGCGTCCTTCGTCCGCCATCCGATCCGTCTGACACTCAATGGGCAAGTGCGTGAGTTGCAGGTGTTGCCCTGGACCACACTGCTGGACCTGTTGCGCGAGCAGTTGGACCTGGTGGGCAGCAAGAAAGGCTGTGACCACGGCCAATGCGGTGCCTGTACCGTGCTGCGCGATGGCAAGCGCATCAACGCCTGCCTGACCTTGGCGGTGATGTGCGACGGCGTCGAGCTGACTACCATTGAAGGCTTGGCCGACGGTGACCGACTGCATCCCATGCAGCAGGCGTTCATCAGGCACGACGCCTTCCAGTGCGGTTATTGCACCCCCGGGCAGATCTGTTCGGCGGTGGGGCTGGTCAACGAGGGGAGGGCACAGACGAGCGGCCAGATCAGCGAGCTGATGAGTGGCAATCTTTGTCGATGCGGTGCCTACAACAACATCCGTGACGCCATCGAAGAGGCACTGCCGCAGTGCCAGCAGCAGGGGGACGACCAATGA
- a CDS encoding DJ-1 family glyoxalase III yields MIPGTKIPRALIAVAEGVDDLQAVTLIDVLRRAQIEVVVASIEGRRMLTCARGTRLTADGMLVDMLVQDFDLIVLPGGIIGAQHLAAHQPLQQLVKDQAAAGRFFAAIAEAPALALQAFGVLRQRRMTCLPAVSQQLSGCSFVDQPVVVDGNCITAQGSAAALAFALTLVEQLSGKGVRAVVAAEMLA; encoded by the coding sequence ATGATTCCTGGAACCAAGATCCCCAGGGCCCTGATCGCCGTCGCCGAAGGTGTCGACGACTTGCAGGCCGTCACCTTGATCGATGTGTTGCGCCGGGCCCAGATCGAAGTCGTCGTGGCGAGTATCGAGGGGCGACGGATGCTGACCTGTGCCCGGGGTACACGCCTGACGGCCGATGGCATGTTGGTGGACATGCTCGTGCAGGACTTTGACCTGATCGTCCTGCCCGGCGGCATCATCGGCGCCCAGCACCTGGCGGCCCATCAGCCCCTGCAACAGTTGGTCAAGGACCAGGCCGCCGCCGGACGTTTCTTCGCCGCCATCGCCGAAGCGCCGGCACTGGCACTGCAGGCGTTCGGCGTCCTGCGCCAGCGGCGCATGACCTGCCTGCCCGCCGTCAGCCAGCAACTGTCCGGTTGCAGTTTCGTCGATCAACCCGTGGTGGTGGATGGCAACTGCATCACCGCTCAGGGCTCGGCGGCCGCCCTGGCGTTTGCCCTGACGCTGGTGGAACAGCTCAGTGGCAAAGGCGTGCGCGCCGTGGTGGCGGCGGAAATGCTGGCCTGA
- a CDS encoding YolA family protein — translation MKRNLLAVACAVGLWLPGQVVNAASAPPLSQVKVLKVESPACGFEDITEGQAQTRCDHSGPNIKVYVLEVGYGHQPHVTLDGFEVDGTRSPVCAFSNGNLNDCSARTKVVGYLYIFDLKGKQEGTFSFSNTSINAPGNRMATQLYIK, via the coding sequence ATGAAAAGAAATCTGCTGGCAGTGGCATGCGCAGTGGGCCTGTGGTTGCCCGGACAGGTCGTCAACGCCGCATCGGCTCCGCCCTTGAGCCAGGTCAAGGTGCTCAAGGTCGAGTCGCCGGCCTGTGGCTTCGAAGACATCACCGAAGGGCAGGCCCAGACCCGCTGTGATCACAGCGGTCCGAATATCAAGGTCTACGTGCTGGAAGTTGGCTACGGGCACCAGCCCCATGTCACGCTCGACGGTTTCGAAGTCGACGGCACCCGTTCGCCGGTGTGTGCGTTCAGCAATGGCAATCTCAATGATTGTTCCGCCCGGACCAAAGTGGTTGGCTATCTGTATATCTTCGATCTGAAGGGCAAGCAGGAAGGCACCTTCAGTTTCAGCAATACCTCGATCAACGCCCCGGGCAATCGCATGGCGACCCAGCTGTACATCAAATAG
- a CDS encoding NCS2 family permease: MLERLFQLKAHNTNVRTEILAGVTTFLAMAYILFVNPSILGETGMDKGAVFVATCLAAAIGSTVMGLIANYPIALAPGMGLNAFFTYTVVLHMGHTWQVALGAVFVSAVLFFLLSIFRIREWIINSIPLPLRSAIAAGIGLFLALIALGNAGIVVKNPATMVGLGDLKHPAPILATLGFVLIVALEALKVRGAVLIGILTVTIVSILMGFTPFGGVMSMPPSLAPTFLQLDIKGALDIGLVSVIFAFLFVDLFDNSGTLIGVAKRAGLMGKDGHMPKMGRALIADSTAAMAGSLLGTSTTTSYIESAAGVSAGGRTGLTAIVVAILFLLALFFSPLAASVPAFATAPALLFVAVLMMSGLAEIDWDDITVAAPVVITALAMPFTYSIANGIAFGFIAWTAIKLVSGRGRELNPALVILSILFVIKLGWFNA, translated from the coding sequence ATGCTGGAAAGGCTGTTTCAACTCAAGGCACACAACACCAACGTGCGGACCGAGATCCTGGCGGGCGTCACGACATTCCTGGCCATGGCCTACATCCTGTTCGTCAACCCGAGCATTCTCGGCGAGACCGGCATGGACAAGGGCGCGGTGTTCGTCGCCACCTGCCTGGCGGCGGCCATTGGTTCCACGGTCATGGGCCTGATCGCCAACTACCCGATCGCCCTCGCACCGGGTATGGGCCTGAACGCCTTCTTCACCTACACCGTGGTCCTGCACATGGGCCATACCTGGCAAGTGGCGCTGGGTGCGGTGTTCGTCTCTGCCGTATTGTTCTTCCTGCTGTCGATCTTTCGCATCCGCGAATGGATCATCAACAGCATCCCCCTGCCCCTGCGCTCGGCCATCGCCGCCGGCATCGGCCTGTTCCTGGCGCTGATCGCCCTGGGCAACGCTGGGATCGTGGTGAAGAATCCGGCCACCATGGTCGGCCTTGGCGACTTGAAGCACCCGGCACCGATTCTGGCCACGCTCGGCTTCGTCCTGATCGTCGCCCTCGAAGCACTGAAAGTGCGCGGGGCCGTGCTGATCGGCATCCTCACGGTGACCATCGTCTCGATCCTGATGGGCTTCACGCCGTTCGGCGGCGTGATGTCGATGCCGCCATCCCTGGCCCCGACTTTCCTGCAACTGGACATCAAAGGCGCCCTGGACATCGGTCTGGTCAGCGTGATCTTCGCTTTCCTCTTCGTCGACCTGTTCGACAACTCCGGCACCCTGATCGGCGTCGCCAAGCGCGCCGGGCTGATGGGCAAGGACGGTCATATGCCGAAGATGGGCCGTGCGCTGATCGCCGACAGCACCGCCGCCATGGCCGGCTCGCTGCTGGGCACCTCCACCACCACCAGCTACATCGAATCGGCGGCGGGCGTCAGCGCCGGTGGCCGCACCGGGCTGACCGCCATCGTCGTGGCGATCCTGTTCCTGCTGGCGCTGTTCTTCTCCCCACTGGCGGCCAGCGTGCCAGCCTTTGCCACCGCTCCGGCCTTGCTGTTCGTGGCCGTGCTGATGATGTCGGGTCTGGCGGAAATCGACTGGGACGACATCACCGTCGCCGCCCCGGTCGTGATTACCGCACTGGCGATGCCATTCACCTACTCCATCGCCAACGGCATTGCCTTCGGTTTCATCGCCTGGACCGCCATCAAACTGGTGTCCGGCCGTGGCCGTGAGCTGAACCCGGCGCTGGTCATCCTGTCGATTCTGTTCGTGATCAAGTTGGGTTGGTTCAACGCATGA